Within Cnuibacter physcomitrellae, the genomic segment CTGCGGAACGTCCTCGAACCCCACGCCGCCGCCGCGGCGGCGCGCAGACGGGACCCCGGCTCGGTGCAGGCGCTGGGGGAGGAGCTGGCCACCATGGCCACACGTCCCGCGCCGCTTCCCGCGATCGAGCTGTCCGCCCACGACGAGCGGCTCCACACGCTGATCTTCGAGGGGGCCGGCAACGGCTTGATCACCCGGACCTACGGGCGGACCCACTGCCACCTGCACATCTTCCGCCTCTCGTACTCCGGGACGTACGGGCACCACACCGTCGACGAGCACGCGGTCGTCGTCGAGGCGATCGAGGCCGGTGACGCGCTCGCCGCCGAGGCAGCGATGCGCGACCACCTCGACCGGTCCCTCGCCCGCGTGCTCGACGTCTTCGCCTGAGCGCCCACGCGGGCGAGTGTCGGATCCGCGGGGCCCGCGACGCTCGGGGCTCAGATCTCGGCGAGGAACGTGTCGATGGACGACCAGGTGGCGTCGGGGTTCTCGAGGTGCGGCAGGTGCCCCGCAGCCGGGATCAGGACGAACCGGGCGCCCGGGATGGCGTCGGCGACCGCTCGCCCGTAGTCGGGGGTGACGACGCGATCGCTCTCGCCGTAGAGGACGAGAGCCGGCACGTCCACCGCCCCCAGACGGGCGAGAAGCGTCGGGTCGCTCATGGCCCTTCCCGCCAGCGTCGCCATGGCCCGCCCGTTGGACTGCTGGATGGCTCTGGCCGGCCGTCTCCGGGGTCTCGTCGCCGGAGGGCCGCGGGACCTAGGTCCGTCTCCCGGGCCCCGCGGGCCTGGACGCTGGTGACCATGATCTCGTCCCGCCCTCTCCGGATCGTTCTGATCGCGCTGCTGGTCTTCGGAACGGCCTCCGCCCTCCTCGGCGCCGTGATGGGAGTGCTGTTCGACGGGGCGGGGGTCCCGGTGGAGTACCTCACGGGGAGTCTGTTCACCAGCTACCTGGTGCCCGGGCTGATCCTCGGTGTCGTCGTCGGCGGCTCGCAGGCCATCGCGGCGCTGGCGCTGATCCGGCGGGCGCGATCGGCGCTGATGGCGTCGGCCGTCGCCGGGTTCGGGATGCTGATCTGGATCTTCGCCGAGCTGGCGATCATCGGCGAGTACTCCTGGTTGCAGACCCTCTACTTCTCTCTCGGCGCGCTGCAGGTGATCGCGGTGCTGGCGCTGCTGGGCATCGCCCCGCGGATCGTCCGCGCCGACGGGGCGGGCTGACGCCGAGGCGGTGGACCCAGGTCCCTTGAGCGTCGTGACGCGTGCACCCTAGGCTCGGGCTGAGGTGAGCGGGCGGATGGCACGGACGGCGCAGGCGAGCACAGGCGGGCGCCCTCCGACGAGCCCGGACCGTCCGCCCGGGTCGGCGAGCCCCGAGGCCCGCCGGACCGGCGGGCTGGGGCCGGCCCTCCTCCTCCTCGCCGTGTTCGCGCTCGCGTTCGGCGCCCTGCAGCTCGCCGCCGGGACGCTGGCTCCGGTGCCGTACTGGGTGCCGCTCGCCTTCACTCTCGTGTACTCGATCTGGGCTGCGGCCGGCATCATCGCCTGGTGGCGGCGTCCGCTGAGCGGGACGGGCGGGCTCCTGCTCGTGGGCGCGCTGGCCGTCTTCCTGGGCGGCGCCGGCAACCTCGGCCTCCCCGGGCTCGTCGAGCTGAGCACGGTCTTCGCCACCGCGATCCTGGGCGTGACCGTCCACCTGCTCCACGCCTTCCCAAGCGGCAGGCTGCACGGCGCGCTCTCCGTGACGACGGTCGCAGTCGGCTACGGCGTCACGTTCCTGCTGCAGATGCCGCTCTACCTCCTCCCACCAGACGCATCCGGGCTGCGGATCGCCGCCCAGTGGGTGCAGAGCATCACCGGCCTCGCGGTGATGGTGGTGACCGCCGTGGTGCTCGCGCGGCGGCTGCGCTCGGCCGACCCGAGGAACCTGCGGGTGCTCCTCCCGCTCTACGCCTACGGCATCCTCGCCGTGCTGCTCATCCCGCTCTCCGCGAACCTCCTCGGTCTCCTGGGCGGCGACTCGAGCGCGGTGGGCGTCGTGCAGCTCGTCGTCCTGGCGGGTGTGCCCGTCGCCTTCCTCGCGGGCGTGCTGCTCGGGGGCTACGCCCAGACGGCCGACGTGGATGTGCTGAGCGCCTGGCTCGGCACGGCCACTCCCACGAGGACCTCGGTCGGGTCGGTGCTCTCCCGGTCGCTCGGCGACGACTCGCTGCGGGTCGCGTACTGGTCGGAGGAGCGGGAGCTCTTCATCGACGAGGACGGTGAGCCCACGGACGTCCGCGACCAGCTCCCTCCCCGCCTGTGGGAGGAGGTCCGGGTGGAGTCGAGGCTCGTCGGCGCCATCAGCTACGACGGGCGGATGATCGGCGACCGCGAGTCGGTGCGCCGCGCCGGCCGCGTGCTCGGCATCGCCCTCGACCGGGAGCGGCTCACCGCGGCGCTGCTCGCGAGCAACGAGGCGCTGCTGCGCTCGCGGCTCCGTCTCGTCGAGACCGCCGACCGGGAGCGCGGACGCATCGCCCGCGACCTCCACGACGGTCTCCAGGTGCAGCTGGTGCTGCTCGCCCTCGAGGCCCAGCAGATCGCGAACGCCGACGATGCCCACCCGTCCACGACCGAGGCCGCCACGGCGCTCCGCCATCGCATCGACGAGGCGGCCGCTCAGCTGCGTCGACTCGTCCACGCGGTGCTCCCGTCGGCGCTGGTCGAGCGCGGGCTCACGGCCGCCACCGAGGACCTCGTCGACCGGCTCGACATCCCCGCG encodes:
- a CDS encoding alpha/beta fold hydrolase, encoding MSDPTLLARLGAVDVPALVLYGESDRVVTPDYGRAVADAIPGARFVLIPAAGHLPHLENPDATWSSIDTFLAEI
- a CDS encoding GntR family transcriptional regulator, coding for MLEGSFIGALQPALDGPRPTEAHQRLRALIMAGVIPPGQRINIEDAARQLGVSPTPVREALAGLESEGLVVKVPLRGYRTTELLTRDELVELYELRNVLEPHAAAAAARRRDPGSVQALGEELATMATRPAPLPAIELSAHDERLHTLIFEGAGNGLITRTYGRTHCHLHIFRLSYSGTYGHHTVDEHAVVVEAIEAGDALAAEAAMRDHLDRSLARVLDVFA
- a CDS encoding sensor histidine kinase, which codes for MARTAQASTGGRPPTSPDRPPGSASPEARRTGGLGPALLLLAVFALAFGALQLAAGTLAPVPYWVPLAFTLVYSIWAAAGIIAWWRRPLSGTGGLLLVGALAVFLGGAGNLGLPGLVELSTVFATAILGVTVHLLHAFPSGRLHGALSVTTVAVGYGVTFLLQMPLYLLPPDASGLRIAAQWVQSITGLAVMVVTAVVLARRLRSADPRNLRVLLPLYAYGILAVLLIPLSANLLGLLGGDSSAVGVVQLVVLAGVPVAFLAGVLLGGYAQTADVDVLSAWLGTATPTRTSVGSVLSRSLGDDSLRVAYWSEERELFIDEDGEPTDVRDQLPPRLWEEVRVESRLVGAISYDGRMIGDRESVRRAGRVLGIALDRERLTAALLASNEALLRSRLRLVETADRERGRIARDLHDGLQVQLVLLALEAQQIANADDAHPSTTEAATALRHRIDEAAAQLRRLVHAVLPSALVERGLTAATEDLVDRLDIPATLTSDVDDRALEPALAQSAYLIVAEALTNAVKHSRARSVAVELRREDTALGVRVVDDGAGGASLENGTGLKGLADRVDALGGSFVVTSPVGGGTEVRVELPCGS